The following nucleotide sequence is from Fusobacterium perfoetens.
CTTATTATTTTATGGAGAATCTTCATGATATAGTGACAGAAAATTTAGATGAAGAATATTTATGGCCTCAGAGTCTTCCTCCTGTAATTCCAGAAGAAGATAAAATTCCTGTGGCACAGTTTCAGCAGGATAAAGCAAGTGAAGAATACAGAGATAACCTTGCTAAAAAATATGGTAAATATCTTCAGCTTCTTTCAGGAATACACTATAATTTTTCTTTTGATACAGATTTTTTAAAAGAATTTTATGAGAAGTTAAATAAGGGAGAAAGCTATAAAGAATTTAAAAATAATCTTTATATGAAGGTTGCAAGAAACTATATGAAACACAGCTGGCTTCTTGTTTATCTTTTAGGAGCAAGTGGAGTGGTTCACAAGTCTTATAATCCAAATTGTATTGCAAAGCTTCAGACTTTTGATAAAGATTTATATTATTTTGAAAATGGAATTTCTTTCAGAAATAGTATTTGTGGATATAGAAATAAAAAAGAACTTTATGTGTCACACAATTCTCTTGAAGAATACATAGGAGATTTAAAAAAATATATTGCAGAGGGAACAATTCAAGGGGCAAGAGAATATTACAGTTCACTTAGACTTAAATCAAAAGATGCAAGTGATCTTTTAGGTTCACTTGAAAAAGATGGTATAGAATATCTTGAAGTAAGAAGCATAGATTTAAATCCTTTTGCAAGAATTGGAATAGAACTTGAAGATATGGAATTTATTCATCTTTTCCTTATGCATATGCTTCTTAAAGGGGAATGTTCATTTACAAAAGAAGATTATCTTGCAGCAAAAGAAAATGAAAAAATGCTTGCAACACACGGTCTTGATAAAGAATTTACTTTAACAGGAGTATGTGGAGGTACATTTAAAGTAACAGATCTTGTTATTGCAATCTTTAATGAAATGATAACAAACTTTAAAGAACTTGGAATTTATGATGAGCATATGGAAAAAATATTTGAATTCCAGTTTAAAAAAGTTTACGATGTTAAAAACCTTTATTTAAATAGATTATTAGAAGCTGTAAAATCTGAAGGATATATTGATTTTCATCTTCATGTAGCAGAAAAATCTTTAGAATATACAAAGAAAAACAGCTTTAGTCTAAAAAATTATGAAGACATGGAACTTTCTACTCAAATTCTTATAAGAGATGCTATAAAAAGAGGGGTAAAATTTGAGATAGCAGACAGAACAGAAAACTTTATTTCCCTTTCAAAAAATGGAAAGAAAGAATATGTAAAACAAGCTACTAAAACTTCAAAAGATTCATATATAAGCATGCTTATTATGGAAAACAAAGTTGTTTCTAAGAAAGTTTTAAGTGAACATGGAATTAAAGTTCCTGATGGAAGCAATTATGACAGTATAAAAGAAGCAGAAAAGGACTTTAAAAAATTTGAAGGTAAGAAGATTGTAGTAAAACCAAAATCTACAAACTTTGGACTTGGAATTTCTATATTCCAAAATGGTTTCACTGAAGAAGAATATAAAAAAGCATTGGAAATAGCATTCTCTGAAGATAAATCTGTTCTTGTTGAAGAGTTTATTACAGGAAGAGAGTTTAGATTCCTAGTTATAGGAAATGAAGTTGCAGGAATATTACACAGAGTTCCTGCCAATGTAACAGGAGATGGAAAACTTACTATAAGAGAATTAGTTGAGATAAAGAATAAAAGTTATTTAAGAGGAACACATTATGAAAAACCTCTTCAAAAAATAAAACTTGGAGAAATAGAAGAACTTCTTCTTGCTAATCAAGGAAAAGATTTTGATTATATTCCAGCAAAAGATGAAACAGTGTATTTAAGAGAAAATTCTAATATCAGTACAGGAGGGGATAGTATAGACTTTACAGATGAAATCCCTGAAGTATATAAAGAAATAGCAATAAGAGCAGCAAAAAGTGCTGATGTTACTTTCTGTGGTGTTGATATTATGATAGATGATATAACTAAAGAAAATCCAGAAGGAAACTATGCAGTTATAGAAATAAACTTTAACCCTGCTATTCATATTCACTGTTATCCAGCAGTTGGAAAAAACAGAAAAATTGGAGATAAAATTCTTGATGTTTTAGGATTCTAAAATAAATAAAAAGAGGCTGTTGTATTTTTATAAATTTGCAATAGTCTCTTTTATTTTTTGATATTATTTAAATAAAAAAATTTTTAAAAAATTAGCACTCATCGCTTGACATTGCTAACAGAAAGATATATAATAATCTTGTAAATAAGGAAAAGGATGTTGGGATAAACAGAAAAACAAATATAATGTATATCAAAAGGAGATGGTGTATATGTTTATGCCAAGTATTTTTAATAAAGGATTTATAGATGATGTTTTTGATGATGATTTCTTTGTGGATTCAAAAAGCAGAAAAGCAATAGGAAATACAGATATCAAAGAACTGGAAGATAAATATGAATTAGAAGTTGAACTTCCTGGATTTACAAAAGAAGATATAAAAGCTGAAGTAAATAATGGATATCTTGTAATAAGTGCTGCTCATAATGAAAACAAAGAAGAAAAAAATTCAGAAGGAAGATATATAAGAAAGGAAAGATATACAGGACAATGTATGAGAAGCTTCTATGTAGGAAATCATCTTAACGAAGAAGATATCAAAGCTAAATTTGAAAATGGTATCTTAAAATTAGAAGTTTCTAAAAAAGAAGCTCAACCTAAAGTAGAAGAAAAGAAATATATTCAAATAGAAGGATAAAACAAAATAGTATATAAGAAGATTAAAAAAATATAAAAAATCTTCTTTTAGAAAAAATTACATATATATAATATAGAATAAAGATATAAAAGCTATATTATACAAAATAGAAATAAAAGGATATACTTATCAATAATAATTTTAGATAGAGGTGCAGATGACAAAAGTAGCTTTGTTGAGTGGCGGTCATGTTGAGACAAAGTGAAAGGGGAATTTGCCGAAATGGAAATTTTAACCGAAAAAAATTTCTATTGGCGATATAAATAATATTTATATTGCTGTCATTGAAAATATTTTCAATGGAGTGCTATCTGTGAAAGATAATTTTAAATTTATTTGTAAGTATATTTGAAAATTTCATCACAGTTTAGTAGAACCTAAACTGTGATTTTTTTTATAAGGAGGAAAGATGAGATTAGTAATTAACAACGGGCTTATAATTGATCCTAAAAACAAAATTTTTACACAATTAAATATTGCTGTAGAAGATGGAAAGGTAAAGGAATTATCAAAGGAAACTTTAAAAGGAGATTGTGAAATAGATGCTGCTGGGCTTTGTGTTACTCCAGGATTTGTAGATATACATATGCATGAAGATCCAATTGTAGATGATAAAATAAAATTAAATATTTTTAATAGAATGTTAAAGATGGGTGTTACAACAGTTATTGGAGGAAACTGTGGGATAGGAACTAATGATCCAAAAAGATACTTTGAACTTTTAAATGAAGGAAATCCTGTAAATTGTGGACTTCTTCTTCCTCATTCAATACTTAGAGAATATATTGGAGCAAAAGACAGATATGAAAGCTTAGAGCCTGATGATATAGAAAAAATGTATCAGTATGGTAAAAAATTAATGAAAGAAAATAAATTTTTTGGTGTTAGTTTTGGAATAAGATATGTTCCTGGAATGGATTTTAATGAGCTTATAAATATTGCAAAACTTGGAGCGGGAAAGGTTGTTGCAGCTCATATAAGAGATGATGCAGAAAATGTTTATGGTGCTGTAGAAGAATTTCTTGAAATAGGAGATTATATAAAAACTCATCTTCAAGTTTCTCATATAGGAAGCATGGGTGGTTTTGGACAGATAGATAAAGTTTTTCAAATTATAGATGAAAAAAGAGCTAAGGGAATAGATGTATCTTGTGATTGCTATCCATATTCAGCATTTAGTACTAAAATAGGTGAAACAACTTTTGATGAAGGATTTATAGAAAGATATAATACAGGATATGAAAGCCTTGAAGTTATGGAAGGAGAATTTAAAGGAAAAAGATGTACAGAAG
It contains:
- the gshAB gene encoding bifunctional glutamate--cysteine ligase GshA/glutathione synthetase GshB; the protein is MINKNIVPMIKEFNLVDEVQKGNFGLEKENLRVDQNGHLALTPHPAVFGDKKKNPYITVDFSESQVEMITPSFKKVKDAYYFMENLHDIVTENLDEEYLWPQSLPPVIPEEDKIPVAQFQQDKASEEYRDNLAKKYGKYLQLLSGIHYNFSFDTDFLKEFYEKLNKGESYKEFKNNLYMKVARNYMKHSWLLVYLLGASGVVHKSYNPNCIAKLQTFDKDLYYFENGISFRNSICGYRNKKELYVSHNSLEEYIGDLKKYIAEGTIQGAREYYSSLRLKSKDASDLLGSLEKDGIEYLEVRSIDLNPFARIGIELEDMEFIHLFLMHMLLKGECSFTKEDYLAAKENEKMLATHGLDKEFTLTGVCGGTFKVTDLVIAIFNEMITNFKELGIYDEHMEKIFEFQFKKVYDVKNLYLNRLLEAVKSEGYIDFHLHVAEKSLEYTKKNSFSLKNYEDMELSTQILIRDAIKRGVKFEIADRTENFISLSKNGKKEYVKQATKTSKDSYISMLIMENKVVSKKVLSEHGIKVPDGSNYDSIKEAEKDFKKFEGKKIVVKPKSTNFGLGISIFQNGFTEEEYKKALEIAFSEDKSVLVEEFITGREFRFLVIGNEVAGILHRVPANVTGDGKLTIRELVEIKNKSYLRGTHYEKPLQKIKLGEIEELLLANQGKDFDYIPAKDETVYLRENSNISTGGDSIDFTDEIPEVYKEIAIRAAKSADVTFCGVDIMIDDITKENPEGNYAVIEINFNPAIHIHCYPAVGKNRKIGDKILDVLGF
- a CDS encoding Hsp20/alpha crystallin family protein, with product MFMPSIFNKGFIDDVFDDDFFVDSKSRKAIGNTDIKELEDKYELEVELPGFTKEDIKAEVNNGYLVISAAHNENKEEKNSEGRYIRKERYTGQCMRSFYVGNHLNEEDIKAKFENGILKLEVSKKEAQPKVEEKKYIQIEG
- a CDS encoding amidohydrolase family protein, whose amino-acid sequence is MRLVINNGLIIDPKNKIFTQLNIAVEDGKVKELSKETLKGDCEIDAAGLCVTPGFVDIHMHEDPIVDDKIKLNIFNRMLKMGVTTVIGGNCGIGTNDPKRYFELLNEGNPVNCGLLLPHSILREYIGAKDRYESLEPDDIEKMYQYGKKLMKENKFFGVSFGIRYVPGMDFNELINIAKLGAGKVVAAHIRDDAENVYGAVEEFLEIGDYIKTHLQVSHIGSMGGFGQIDKVFQIIDEKRAKGIDVSCDCYPYSAFSTKIGETTFDEGFIERYNTGYESLEVMEGEFKGKRCTEEMFFKIRKEHPETMMVGHLMNSEDIEKALLNPNTVVASDGILGINGDGHPRAAGSFPRFLAKYVRDKKLMSLYEGIEKITYAPAKLYKINKGGLSIGDDGDITIFSLEELEDMATFAENGLSPKGIKYVIINGEIAVKNDEIINGKLGTALR